In Electrophorus electricus isolate fEleEle1 chromosome 6, fEleEle1.pri, whole genome shotgun sequence, a single genomic region encodes these proteins:
- the bxdc2 gene encoding ribosome biogenesis protein BRX1 homolog gives MSAVKRKRGGKGTGPKKAKKGKFVENGEQRENLATQQEQATIISVPRPVSQGKWKNKERVLIFSSRGINFRTRHLMQDLRTMMPHAKADTKMDRKDKLFVVNEVCEIKNCNKCLFFEAKKKKDLYMWVSNTPHGPSAKFLVQNVHTLAELKMTGNCLKGSRPLLSFDPKFDAEPQYALLKELFIQIFSTPQYHPKSQPFVDHVFTFTIMDNRIWFRNYQIIEEDASLVEIGPRFVLNLIKIFQGSFGGPTLYENPHFQSPNTYRRMVRQAMASKQKEKQLVKEIRLEKRKEVKELPTADVTEDVFVTPAEEKPVEVELEAPAPERKKKLKLTELKRRTWLKRKGLR, from the exons ATGTCGGCAGTCAAGAGAAAACGTGGAGGCAAAGGGACTGGACCGAAAAAGGCTAAAAAGGGTAAATTCGTTGAAAATGGAGAGCAGCGAGAAAATCTGGCAACGCAACAAGAGCAGGCAACAATCATCAGTGTCCCACGCCCCGTTTCTCAG GGcaagtggaaaaacaaagagCGCGTGCTCATTTTCTCCTCGCGAGGCATTAACTTCAGGACGAGACACCTGATGCAGGACCTCCGGACAATGATGCCGCACGCCAAAGCAG ATACCAAAATGGATAGGAAAGATAAACTGTTTGTTGTTAATGAG GTTTGTGAAATCAAAAACTGCAACAAGTGCTTATTCTTTGAggcgaagaaaaaaaaagacctctATATGTG GGTCTCCAATACTCCTCATGGGCCTTCAGCGAAGTTCCTAGTTCAGAACG tgcacACTCTTGCTGAGCTGAAAATGACAGGGAATTGCCTGAAGGGATCCAGACCGCTGCTCTCCTTCGATCCA AAATTTGACGCTGAGCCTCAGTACGCCTTGCTAAAAGAGCTGTTCATACAG ATCTTCTCGACACCCCAGTATCATCCGAAGAGCCAGCCGTTTGTGGACCATGTCTTCACCTTCACGATCATGGACAATAGGATATGGTTTAGAAACTACCAG ATCATCGAAGAGGACGCGTCCCTCGTGGAAATCGGCCCCCGTTTTGTCCTTAATCTCATCAAAATATTTCAGGGCAGCTTCGGTGGGCCAACGCTGTATGAAAACCCCCATTTCCAATCCCCTAACACG TATCGGCGCATGGTGCGCCAGGCCATGGCCAGCAAGCAGAAGGAGAAGCAGCTGGTGAAAGAGATCCGtctggagaagaggaaggaggtgAAGGAGCTGCCCACGGCGGACGTCACGGAGGACGTGTTTGTCACGCCGGCAGAGGAGAAGCCcgtggaggtggagctggaggcaCCAGCCCCGGAGCGGAAGAAGAAACTGAAGCTTACCGAGCTGAAGAGGAGGACCTGGTTAAAACGCAAGGGCCTGAGGTGA
- the nup54 gene encoding nucleoporin p54 isoform X1, translating into MAFNFGGGNANSASSSGFSFGSFGAKTTASTGFGFGTSTNTTASSGFGSLTAPAFGTATTTPASTGFGFGAPNTGAFGGFGTTTTSAGAGFTFSFTNPSSTGGGLFGNTQNKGFGFSSGLGTGPGAGAGFSSGLGGTSLGFGGFNLQPTQPQQGGLFGQQSQAPAQPNQLINTASALSAPTLLNDERDAILAKWNQLQAFWGTGKGYFNNSIPPVDFTQENPFCRFKAVGYSCIPRSKDEDGLVALALSKKEADVRNQQQQLVESLHKVLGSNATLTVNVEGVKALPDDQTEVIIYAVERSPSGMSKRVPASTLFNYMEQANVKVQLQQLAVVMAVPRTALSPAQLKQLLQNPAAGVDPIIWEQAKVDNPDPEKLIPVPMVGFKELLRRLKIQEQMTKQHQTRVDIISNDIRELQKNQGTTVAKIAQYKRKLMDLSHRVLQVLIRQEIQRKSGYAIQMDEEHLRVQLDTIQSELNAPTQFKGRLNELMSQIRMQNHYGTVRSEERYIVDTDLLREIKQHLKQQQEGLSHLITVIKDDMEDIKVIEQGLHDSVHVRSGKLS; encoded by the exons ATGGCGTTCAATTTTGGCGGCGGCAACGCGAACTCTGCGA GCTCTTCTGGGTTTTCATTCGGTTCATTTGGTGCCAAAACGACAGCGTCAACAGGTTTTGGCTTTGGTACCAGTACCAACACTACCGCCTCATCGGGATTTGGTA GTCTGACTGCCCCAGCATTTGGGACCGCTACCACGACACCTGCCTCCACGGGGTTCGGGTTTGGCGCCCCCAatacag GTGCGTTTGGGGGTTTCGGCACTACCACTACCTCGGCTGGTGCTGGCTTCACTTTCAGCTTCACCAACCCCTCGAGCACAG GTGGTGGCCTGTTTGGGAACACCCAGAACAAGGGCTTTGGGTTCTCATCTGGCCTGGGGACAGGCCCCGGCGCAGGGGCAGGCTTTAGCTCAGGCCTGGGCGGCACCAGCCTCGGATTTGGCGGCTTCAACCTCCAGCCGACGCAGCCACAGCAAG GCGGTTTGTTCGGACAGCAGTCCCAAGCCCCAGCACAGCCGAACCAGCTGATCAACACGGCCAGTGCCCTGTCTGCCCCCACGCTACTCAACGATGAGCGCGATGCCATCCTGGCTAAGTGGAACCAGCTGCAAGCCTTCTGGGGCACAGGCAAGGGCTATTTCAACAACAGCATCCCCCCAGTGGACTTCACTCAGGAGAACCCCTTCTGTCGTTTCAAG GCGGTGGGCTACAGCTGTATCCCTCGCAGTAAAGATGAGGATGGTCTGGTGGCTCTGGCGCTCAGTAAAAAGGAGGCGGACGTTCgtaaccagcagcagcagctggtggAGTCTCTGCACAAAGTTCTGGGCAGCAACGCCACGCTCACCGTCAACGTGGAGGGCGTCAAAGCTCTGCCCGACGACCA GACGGAGGTTATCATCTACGCAGTGGAGCGCTCCCCCAGCGGCATGTCAAAGCGCGTCCCCGCCTCCACCCTCTTCAACTACATGGAGCAGGCCAACGTGAAGgtccagctgcagcagctggcCGTGGTCATGGCCGTCCCCCGCACGGCGCTCTCCCCGGCTCAGCTCAAACAGCTCCTGCAGAACCCTGCTGCAG GAGTGGATCCCATCATATGGGAACAGGCTAAAGTGGACAACCCAGACCCTGAGAA GCTAATTCCAGTGCCAATGGTTGGTTTTAAGGAATTACTCCGCAGGTTGAAGATCCAGGAGCAGATGACCAAACAGCACCAGACCAgagtggat ATAATCTCTAACGACATCAGAGAGCTTCAGAAGAACCAGGGAACAACTGTGGCGAAAATCGCTCAGTACAAGCGGAAGCTGATGGACCTGTCTCACCGCGTCTTACAG gtgctgaTAAGGCAGGAGATCCAGAGGAAGAGCGGTTATGCCATCCAGATGGATGAAGAGCACCTCCGTGTGCAGCTGGACACAATTCAGTCTGAGCTCAACGCACCCACACAGTTTAAG GGTCGACTGAATGAACTGATGTCCCAGATCCGGATGCAGAACCATTATGGCACAGTCCGCTCAGAGGAGAGATACATCGTAGACACAGACCTGCTCCGAGAGATCAAACAG CACCtgaagcagcagcaggaggggCTAAGTCACCTGATCACTGTGATCAAAGACGACATGGAGGACATCAAGGTTATTGAGCAGGGCCTGCACGACAGTGTACACGTGAGGTCAGGCAAACTCAGCTGA
- the nup54 gene encoding nucleoporin p54 isoform X3 gives MAFNFGGGNANSASLTAPAFGTATTTPASTGFGFGAPNTGAFGGFGTTTTSAGAGFTFSFTNPSSTGGGLFGNTQNKGFGFSSGLGTGPGAGAGFSSGLGGTSLGFGGFNLQPTQPQQGGLFGQQSQAPAQPNQLINTASALSAPTLLNDERDAILAKWNQLQAFWGTGKGYFNNSIPPVDFTQENPFCRFKAVGYSCIPRSKDEDGLVALALSKKEADVRNQQQQLVESLHKVLGSNATLTVNVEGVKALPDDQTEVIIYAVERSPSGMSKRVPASTLFNYMEQANVKVQLQQLAVVMAVPRTALSPAQLKQLLQNPAAGVDPIIWEQAKVDNPDPEKLIPVPMVGFKELLRRLKIQEQMTKQHQTRVDIISNDIRELQKNQGTTVAKIAQYKRKLMDLSHRVLQVLIRQEIQRKSGYAIQMDEEHLRVQLDTIQSELNAPTQFKGRLNELMSQIRMQNHYGTVRSEERYIVDTDLLREIKQHLKQQQEGLSHLITVIKDDMEDIKVIEQGLHDSVHVRSGKLS, from the exons ATGGCGTTCAATTTTGGCGGCGGCAACGCGAACTCTGCGA GTCTGACTGCCCCAGCATTTGGGACCGCTACCACGACACCTGCCTCCACGGGGTTCGGGTTTGGCGCCCCCAatacag GTGCGTTTGGGGGTTTCGGCACTACCACTACCTCGGCTGGTGCTGGCTTCACTTTCAGCTTCACCAACCCCTCGAGCACAG GTGGTGGCCTGTTTGGGAACACCCAGAACAAGGGCTTTGGGTTCTCATCTGGCCTGGGGACAGGCCCCGGCGCAGGGGCAGGCTTTAGCTCAGGCCTGGGCGGCACCAGCCTCGGATTTGGCGGCTTCAACCTCCAGCCGACGCAGCCACAGCAAG GCGGTTTGTTCGGACAGCAGTCCCAAGCCCCAGCACAGCCGAACCAGCTGATCAACACGGCCAGTGCCCTGTCTGCCCCCACGCTACTCAACGATGAGCGCGATGCCATCCTGGCTAAGTGGAACCAGCTGCAAGCCTTCTGGGGCACAGGCAAGGGCTATTTCAACAACAGCATCCCCCCAGTGGACTTCACTCAGGAGAACCCCTTCTGTCGTTTCAAG GCGGTGGGCTACAGCTGTATCCCTCGCAGTAAAGATGAGGATGGTCTGGTGGCTCTGGCGCTCAGTAAAAAGGAGGCGGACGTTCgtaaccagcagcagcagctggtggAGTCTCTGCACAAAGTTCTGGGCAGCAACGCCACGCTCACCGTCAACGTGGAGGGCGTCAAAGCTCTGCCCGACGACCA GACGGAGGTTATCATCTACGCAGTGGAGCGCTCCCCCAGCGGCATGTCAAAGCGCGTCCCCGCCTCCACCCTCTTCAACTACATGGAGCAGGCCAACGTGAAGgtccagctgcagcagctggcCGTGGTCATGGCCGTCCCCCGCACGGCGCTCTCCCCGGCTCAGCTCAAACAGCTCCTGCAGAACCCTGCTGCAG GAGTGGATCCCATCATATGGGAACAGGCTAAAGTGGACAACCCAGACCCTGAGAA GCTAATTCCAGTGCCAATGGTTGGTTTTAAGGAATTACTCCGCAGGTTGAAGATCCAGGAGCAGATGACCAAACAGCACCAGACCAgagtggat ATAATCTCTAACGACATCAGAGAGCTTCAGAAGAACCAGGGAACAACTGTGGCGAAAATCGCTCAGTACAAGCGGAAGCTGATGGACCTGTCTCACCGCGTCTTACAG gtgctgaTAAGGCAGGAGATCCAGAGGAAGAGCGGTTATGCCATCCAGATGGATGAAGAGCACCTCCGTGTGCAGCTGGACACAATTCAGTCTGAGCTCAACGCACCCACACAGTTTAAG GGTCGACTGAATGAACTGATGTCCCAGATCCGGATGCAGAACCATTATGGCACAGTCCGCTCAGAGGAGAGATACATCGTAGACACAGACCTGCTCCGAGAGATCAAACAG CACCtgaagcagcagcaggaggggCTAAGTCACCTGATCACTGTGATCAAAGACGACATGGAGGACATCAAGGTTATTGAGCAGGGCCTGCACGACAGTGTACACGTGAGGTCAGGCAAACTCAGCTGA
- the nup54 gene encoding nucleoporin p54 isoform X2 — MAFNFGGGNANSASSSGFSFGSFGAKTTASTGFGFGTSTNTTASSGFGSLTAPAFGTATTTPASTGFGFGAPNTGGGLFGNTQNKGFGFSSGLGTGPGAGAGFSSGLGGTSLGFGGFNLQPTQPQQGGLFGQQSQAPAQPNQLINTASALSAPTLLNDERDAILAKWNQLQAFWGTGKGYFNNSIPPVDFTQENPFCRFKAVGYSCIPRSKDEDGLVALALSKKEADVRNQQQQLVESLHKVLGSNATLTVNVEGVKALPDDQTEVIIYAVERSPSGMSKRVPASTLFNYMEQANVKVQLQQLAVVMAVPRTALSPAQLKQLLQNPAAGVDPIIWEQAKVDNPDPEKLIPVPMVGFKELLRRLKIQEQMTKQHQTRVDIISNDIRELQKNQGTTVAKIAQYKRKLMDLSHRVLQVLIRQEIQRKSGYAIQMDEEHLRVQLDTIQSELNAPTQFKGRLNELMSQIRMQNHYGTVRSEERYIVDTDLLREIKQHLKQQQEGLSHLITVIKDDMEDIKVIEQGLHDSVHVRSGKLS, encoded by the exons ATGGCGTTCAATTTTGGCGGCGGCAACGCGAACTCTGCGA GCTCTTCTGGGTTTTCATTCGGTTCATTTGGTGCCAAAACGACAGCGTCAACAGGTTTTGGCTTTGGTACCAGTACCAACACTACCGCCTCATCGGGATTTGGTA GTCTGACTGCCCCAGCATTTGGGACCGCTACCACGACACCTGCCTCCACGGGGTTCGGGTTTGGCGCCCCCAatacag GTGGTGGCCTGTTTGGGAACACCCAGAACAAGGGCTTTGGGTTCTCATCTGGCCTGGGGACAGGCCCCGGCGCAGGGGCAGGCTTTAGCTCAGGCCTGGGCGGCACCAGCCTCGGATTTGGCGGCTTCAACCTCCAGCCGACGCAGCCACAGCAAG GCGGTTTGTTCGGACAGCAGTCCCAAGCCCCAGCACAGCCGAACCAGCTGATCAACACGGCCAGTGCCCTGTCTGCCCCCACGCTACTCAACGATGAGCGCGATGCCATCCTGGCTAAGTGGAACCAGCTGCAAGCCTTCTGGGGCACAGGCAAGGGCTATTTCAACAACAGCATCCCCCCAGTGGACTTCACTCAGGAGAACCCCTTCTGTCGTTTCAAG GCGGTGGGCTACAGCTGTATCCCTCGCAGTAAAGATGAGGATGGTCTGGTGGCTCTGGCGCTCAGTAAAAAGGAGGCGGACGTTCgtaaccagcagcagcagctggtggAGTCTCTGCACAAAGTTCTGGGCAGCAACGCCACGCTCACCGTCAACGTGGAGGGCGTCAAAGCTCTGCCCGACGACCA GACGGAGGTTATCATCTACGCAGTGGAGCGCTCCCCCAGCGGCATGTCAAAGCGCGTCCCCGCCTCCACCCTCTTCAACTACATGGAGCAGGCCAACGTGAAGgtccagctgcagcagctggcCGTGGTCATGGCCGTCCCCCGCACGGCGCTCTCCCCGGCTCAGCTCAAACAGCTCCTGCAGAACCCTGCTGCAG GAGTGGATCCCATCATATGGGAACAGGCTAAAGTGGACAACCCAGACCCTGAGAA GCTAATTCCAGTGCCAATGGTTGGTTTTAAGGAATTACTCCGCAGGTTGAAGATCCAGGAGCAGATGACCAAACAGCACCAGACCAgagtggat ATAATCTCTAACGACATCAGAGAGCTTCAGAAGAACCAGGGAACAACTGTGGCGAAAATCGCTCAGTACAAGCGGAAGCTGATGGACCTGTCTCACCGCGTCTTACAG gtgctgaTAAGGCAGGAGATCCAGAGGAAGAGCGGTTATGCCATCCAGATGGATGAAGAGCACCTCCGTGTGCAGCTGGACACAATTCAGTCTGAGCTCAACGCACCCACACAGTTTAAG GGTCGACTGAATGAACTGATGTCCCAGATCCGGATGCAGAACCATTATGGCACAGTCCGCTCAGAGGAGAGATACATCGTAGACACAGACCTGCTCCGAGAGATCAAACAG CACCtgaagcagcagcaggaggggCTAAGTCACCTGATCACTGTGATCAAAGACGACATGGAGGACATCAAGGTTATTGAGCAGGGCCTGCACGACAGTGTACACGTGAGGTCAGGCAAACTCAGCTGA
- the nup54 gene encoding nucleoporin p54 isoform X4, producing the protein MGGFGAPATTATVFNFGNSLGGAGAFGGFGTTTTSAGAGFTFSFTNPSSTGGGLFGNTQNKGFGFSSGLGTGPGAGAGFSSGLGGTSLGFGGFNLQPTQPQQGGLFGQQSQAPAQPNQLINTASALSAPTLLNDERDAILAKWNQLQAFWGTGKGYFNNSIPPVDFTQENPFCRFKAVGYSCIPRSKDEDGLVALALSKKEADVRNQQQQLVESLHKVLGSNATLTVNVEGVKALPDDQTEVIIYAVERSPSGMSKRVPASTLFNYMEQANVKVQLQQLAVVMAVPRTALSPAQLKQLLQNPAAGVDPIIWEQAKVDNPDPEKLIPVPMVGFKELLRRLKIQEQMTKQHQTRVDIISNDIRELQKNQGTTVAKIAQYKRKLMDLSHRVLQVLIRQEIQRKSGYAIQMDEEHLRVQLDTIQSELNAPTQFKGRLNELMSQIRMQNHYGTVRSEERYIVDTDLLREIKQHLKQQQEGLSHLITVIKDDMEDIKVIEQGLHDSVHVRSGKLS; encoded by the exons ATGGGGGGCTTCGGGGCCCCagccaccactgccactgttttCAATTTTGGCAATAGCCTTGGCGGTGCAG GTGCGTTTGGGGGTTTCGGCACTACCACTACCTCGGCTGGTGCTGGCTTCACTTTCAGCTTCACCAACCCCTCGAGCACAG GTGGTGGCCTGTTTGGGAACACCCAGAACAAGGGCTTTGGGTTCTCATCTGGCCTGGGGACAGGCCCCGGCGCAGGGGCAGGCTTTAGCTCAGGCCTGGGCGGCACCAGCCTCGGATTTGGCGGCTTCAACCTCCAGCCGACGCAGCCACAGCAAG GCGGTTTGTTCGGACAGCAGTCCCAAGCCCCAGCACAGCCGAACCAGCTGATCAACACGGCCAGTGCCCTGTCTGCCCCCACGCTACTCAACGATGAGCGCGATGCCATCCTGGCTAAGTGGAACCAGCTGCAAGCCTTCTGGGGCACAGGCAAGGGCTATTTCAACAACAGCATCCCCCCAGTGGACTTCACTCAGGAGAACCCCTTCTGTCGTTTCAAG GCGGTGGGCTACAGCTGTATCCCTCGCAGTAAAGATGAGGATGGTCTGGTGGCTCTGGCGCTCAGTAAAAAGGAGGCGGACGTTCgtaaccagcagcagcagctggtggAGTCTCTGCACAAAGTTCTGGGCAGCAACGCCACGCTCACCGTCAACGTGGAGGGCGTCAAAGCTCTGCCCGACGACCA GACGGAGGTTATCATCTACGCAGTGGAGCGCTCCCCCAGCGGCATGTCAAAGCGCGTCCCCGCCTCCACCCTCTTCAACTACATGGAGCAGGCCAACGTGAAGgtccagctgcagcagctggcCGTGGTCATGGCCGTCCCCCGCACGGCGCTCTCCCCGGCTCAGCTCAAACAGCTCCTGCAGAACCCTGCTGCAG GAGTGGATCCCATCATATGGGAACAGGCTAAAGTGGACAACCCAGACCCTGAGAA GCTAATTCCAGTGCCAATGGTTGGTTTTAAGGAATTACTCCGCAGGTTGAAGATCCAGGAGCAGATGACCAAACAGCACCAGACCAgagtggat ATAATCTCTAACGACATCAGAGAGCTTCAGAAGAACCAGGGAACAACTGTGGCGAAAATCGCTCAGTACAAGCGGAAGCTGATGGACCTGTCTCACCGCGTCTTACAG gtgctgaTAAGGCAGGAGATCCAGAGGAAGAGCGGTTATGCCATCCAGATGGATGAAGAGCACCTCCGTGTGCAGCTGGACACAATTCAGTCTGAGCTCAACGCACCCACACAGTTTAAG GGTCGACTGAATGAACTGATGTCCCAGATCCGGATGCAGAACCATTATGGCACAGTCCGCTCAGAGGAGAGATACATCGTAGACACAGACCTGCTCCGAGAGATCAAACAG CACCtgaagcagcagcaggaggggCTAAGTCACCTGATCACTGTGATCAAAGACGACATGGAGGACATCAAGGTTATTGAGCAGGGCCTGCACGACAGTGTACACGTGAGGTCAGGCAAACTCAGCTGA
- the LOC113586282 gene encoding serine/threonine-protein phosphatase with EF-hands 2, with protein sequence MRAALLIQRWYRQYAARLEIRRRCTWSIFQSIEYAGEQDQIKLYNFFGYLMDHFTPASSERKMISHLFCESEVFHDTEWERYFCYKDIEVPDTYSGPHLTFPLCTHNVTELLEAIKHKQLLHSRYVLQLLGETWKLLRVLPNINVVSTCQSKEITICGDLHGHLEDLLLVFYKNGLPSTETPYVFNGDFVDRGKDSMEILLILFSFQLLYPSGVHLNRGNHEDHIVNLRYGFTKEVLGKYKVHGKRILKLLQKIFSQLPLATVIDRKVLVLHGGISDTTDLRLIARLERHRYVSALRPPKRQPREEPCMPGGGLSEGKRGCSGNGERRRVRSLARGTLPLCLPRANSTRTVEEELQERRRWAGLGASCDRVRYLSSNRDPDQDREVTETDMDEWKQLVDVLWSDPMPQDGCVPNKVRGGGCYWGPDVTRDVLQRHKLQLLIRSHECKQDGYEFCHDRRVLTIFSASNYYEVDSNRGAYVQLGPDLNPHLIQYQASRSSRDLTLRQSVGRTERSALQALREQLFAHKSELINAFQEFDPEHTGMISMRHWAVATETVLHLGLPWRMLRSQLLVSQGGAQEGMLNYRDWFRELTFTDPNNRLAHTGLLETMYRHHSNLETIFRIIDMDHSGLISFEEFRQTWRLLSAHLQTEISDEAISGLASSIDFNKDGSIDINEFMEAFRLVSRVRSQEGGRVNRGTPP encoded by the exons ATGCGAGCCGCCCTGCTGATCCAGCGCTGGTACCGGCAGTACGCAGCCCGTCTGGAGATTAGGCGCCGATGCACGTGGAGCATATTCCAGTCCATCGAGTACGCAGGAGAGCAGGACCAGATCAAA CTGTACAATTTCTTTGGCTACCTCATGGATCACTTCACGCCTGCCAGCAGTGAAC gaaaAATGATATCCCACTTATTCTGTGAGAGCGAGGTATTCCATGATACAGAATGGGAACGCTATTTCTGCTACAAGGACATTGAGGTGCCAGACACTTACAGCGGGCCACACTTGACCTTTCCCCTGTGCACTCACAATGTCACTGAACTGCTGGAAGCCATCAAGCACAAACAA CTGCTCCACTCCCGCTACGTCCTGCAGCTCCTTGGCGAGACCTGGAAGCTACTGCGTGTTCTACCAAACATCAACGTGGTTTCCACCTGCCAAAGCAAGGAGATCACCATCTGTG GAGACCTGCATGGACATCTTGAGGACCTGCTACTGGTGTTTTACAAG AATGGCTTGCCATCGACGGAGACTCCGTACGTGTTCAACGGAGATTTTGTGGATCGGGGGAAAGACTCCATGGAGATTCTCTTGATCCTGTTCTCCTTTCAGCTGCTGTACCCCAGTGGTGTCCACCTCAACAGGGGCAACCATGAAGACCACATTGTGAACCTGAG GTATGGCTTCACTAAGGAGGTTCTTGGAAAGTACAAG GTGCATGGGAAGAGGATTCTAAAGCTCCTTCAGAAGATCTTTAGCCAGTTGCCCCTAGCAACGGTGATTGACCGGAAGGTGCTGGTGCTGCACGGTGGAATCTCTGACACTACTGACCTCAGACTCATTGCCCGACTGGAAAGACACAGA TATGTCTCAGCTCTCAGGCCTCCAAAGCGTCAGCCGAGAGAGGAGCCATGTATGCCTGGGGGTGGTCTCTCGGAGGGTAAACGGGGTTGCTCAGGCAACGGCGAGAGGAGGCGTGTCCGTTCACTCGCTCGGGGCACGCTGCCGCTCTGCCTCCCGAGGGCCAACTCCACCCGCACCgtggaggaggagctgcaggagaggaggaggtgggcgGGGCTCGGTGCCTCCTGTGACAGGGTGCGTTACCTGTCCTCGAACCGCGACCCTGACCAGGACCGGGAGGTCACAGAGACGGACATGGATGAGTGGAAACAG CTTGTGGATGTGCTGTGGAGTGACCCGATGCCGCAGGATGGCTGCGTTCCGAACAAGGTGCGTGGTGGTGGTTGCTACTGGGGGCCGGATGTTACACGAGATGTCCTGCAGCGTCACAAACTGCAGCTGCTGATCCGATCGCATGAGTGCAAACAGGATGGCTATGAGTTCTGCCACGACCGCAGG GTGCTGACCATATTCTCAGCGTCCAACTACTACGAGGTGGACAGTAACAGAGGAGCCTACGTGCAACTAGGACCCGACCTGAACCCGCACCTCATCCAGTACCAGGCCAGCCGATCCAGCCGAGACCTCACGCTGAGACAGAG tgttggtcGGACAGAACGCTCTGCTCTTCAAGCCCTGAGAGAACAGCTCTTTGCCCACAAATCAGAGCTCATCAATGCCTTTCAGGAATTTGACCCAGAGCACACAg GCATGATCTCCATGAGGCACTGGGCTGTTGCCACGGAGACGGTGCTGCATCTGGGCCTGCCCTGGAGAATGCTGAGGTCGCAGCTTCTTGTGAGCCAGGGCGGGGCGCAGGAGGGCATGCTCAACTACCGTGACTGGTTCAGGGAGCTCACCTTCACAGACCCCAACAACAGG CTCGCTCACACGGGGCTTCTGGAGACCATGTACAGACACCACTCCAACCTAGAAACCATCTTCAGAATCATAGACATGGATCATTCCG GGCTCATCTCCTTCGAGGAGTTCCGTCAGACATGGAGACTGCTGAGCGCCCACCTGCAGACAGAGATCAGCGATGAGGCCATCTCCGGCCTGGCCTCCAGCATCGACTTCAACAAGGACGGCAGCATCGACATTAACGAGTTCATGGAGGCCTTCAGGCTGGTGAGCCGCGTGCGCTCACAGGAAGGTGGCAGAGTGAACAGAGGAACACCCCCTTGA
- the LOC113586283 gene encoding inhibin beta E chain-like — translation MVPVALLAILLVACPLGKLLGKPLHRSPGDPGWDQASPNIVLSSSRCKRETLQSVRKVILDSLSLQAEPHVSVPGMTCLRDQWKAVFEGPGRAIPLQPNIPGSMRSSEPLSPGNSTAPMCCKLTSQIFIRDLGWDQWIIYPESFTYTRCSPCDPRMDPSVFHCAEDSLTNHKPLAQNLFSACMLMSSFLQMPCCESTYYELLPFLYLDATSALVITSVPMTRECGCRPVTLGP, via the exons ATGGTACCGGTGGCCCTTCTGGCCATCCTGCTGGTCGCTTGCCCGCTCGGAAAGCTGCTCGGAAAGCCGCTCCATCGCTCCCCAGGGGATCCTGGGTGGGACCAGGCCTCTCCGAACATCGTTCTGAGCAGCAGCAG GTGTAAGCGGGAGACGCTGCAGAGCGTCCGAAAGGTCATCCTGGATTCTCTGAGTCTGCAGGCTGAGCCGCACGTGTCTGTTCCTGGGATGACGTGCCTCAGGGATCAGTGGAAAGCTGTTTTTGAAGGCCCTGGTCGAGCCATCCCCTTGCAACCAAACATTCCTG GCAGTATGAGGTCCTCTGAGCCTCTCAGTCCAGGGAACTCCACAGCCCCCATGTGCTGCAAGCTGACCTCTCAGATCTTCATTAGAG ATCTGGGCTGGGACCAATGGATCATCTACCCAGAGAGCTTTACCTACACCCGCTGCAGTCCGTGTGACCCCCGGATGGACCCGAGCGTCTTTCACTGTGCAGAAGACAGTCTCACCAACCATAAGCCCCTGGCACAG AACCTTTTCTCCGCTTGCATGCTAATGTCTTCCTTCCTTCAGATGCCGTGCTGTGAGTCGACCTACTATGAACTCCTACCGTTCCTCTACCTGGACGCAACAAGCGCGCTCGTCATCACCTCGGTACCCATGACCCGCGAGTGTGGCTGCCGACCTGTGACCCTAGGCCCTTAA